The stretch of DNA AGCTTCAGGAACGGGTACGACTTGTCGTCGCGGAACAGGATGTTGTAGCGCGGCGCCAGCGCCTTGATCAGGTTGTTCTCGAGCAGCAGCGCCTCGGCCTCGGTGCGCACCACCGTGGTCTCGATGCGCGCGATGCGCGACACCATCATCGCGATGCGCGGCGACAGCTGGGTCTTGTTGAAGTAGCTCGACACCCGCTTCTTCAGGTCGCGCGCCTTGCCCACGTACAGCACATTGCCGTTCGCGTCGAAATAGCGGTAGACGCCCGGCAGGCCGGGCAGGCGCGAGATCACCGGGCGCGCATCGAAGGGCTCGGCCGGAGCCTCGGCCAGGGCTTCAGCCGGCGCTTCAGCCGGCGCTTCTGCCTGCGTTTCTGCCTGCGTTTCCGCTGGCGCGGCGGAAGGCATCTCGGCGTGCGCCTCGGCCGGTACCTCGTCGGCGGGTTTCGGGGAATCGGGTTGCTGGTCTGACATGTGGGGACGGTGACCGCTGCGGACCGGCGCGCGTCAATGCCGCGCGGCCTCTAAAATCGCAAGTTTAGAGCAATTCAACCGCGCGCCCCGCCGACCACCACCTCTCATGCCTATCCGTTCCTGGGACATCTTCTGCACCGTGATCGACAACTTCGGCGACATCGGCGTCTGCTGGCGGCTGGCCCGCCAGCTGGCGCAGGAGCACGGGCACGCAGTGCGGCTGTGGGTCGACGACCTGGCCAGCTTCGCCCGGCTGGCGCCGGAGCTGGACACAGCCGCCGCGGTCCAGCACCTCGCCGGCGTGGAAATCCGCCCCTGGCATCCGTCAGCCGCGCCCGGAGAAGCGGACGGCACCGCCGGCGCAATGCCGCACGATGCTGTCATCGAAGCCTTCGCCTGCCACCTGCCGCCGGCGTTCCTCGAGCGCATGGCGGCGCGCGCGCCCAAACCCGCGTGGATCAACCTGGAATACCTGAGCGCGGAAGCCTGGGTGCGCGAACATCACGCGCTGCCCTCGCCCCATCCGCGCCTGCCGCTGGTCAAGCACTTCTTCTTCCCCGGCTTCGAACCCGGCACCGGCGGGCTGCTGCGTGAATCGATGCTGGGCGCGCAGCGTGCCGCGTTCCTCGACGGCGCGGCGGCGCAGGCATCACTGTGGCACCGGCTGGGCGTGACCCCGCTGACCGATGCGCTGCGCGTGAGCCTGTTCGCCTATCGCAACCTGGCACTGCCGGCGCTGCTGGAGCAATGGCGCGACGGCAGCGAGGCGGTCCATTGCC from Cupriavidus taiwanensis encodes:
- the earP gene encoding elongation factor P maturation arginine rhamnosyltransferase EarP yields the protein MPIRSWDIFCTVIDNFGDIGVCWRLARQLAQEHGHAVRLWVDDLASFARLAPELDTAAAVQHLAGVEIRPWHPSAAPGEADGTAGAMPHDAVIEAFACHLPPAFLERMAARAPKPAWINLEYLSAEAWVREHHALPSPHPRLPLVKHFFFPGFEPGTGGLLRESMLGAQRAAFLDGAAAQASLWHRLGVTPLTDALRVSLFAYRNLALPALLEQWRDGSEAVHCLVPAGLAASQVAEWLGAPLAPGRPVARGSLCVQAIPFVRQEHYDELLWACDLNFVRGEDSFVRAQWAARPLVWHIYPQDDEAHRVKLDAWLELFTKSGVAPAAAAALADFWHAWNGYGNAPDWPRLRAQLPALAAIAPRWERRLQHPGDLAANLVAFCENQVK